From a single Pseudomonas triticicola genomic region:
- a CDS encoding methyl-accepting chemotaxis protein produces MNIRSLNIAPRAGLGFGLLALIVFALGAFALLQMSNMRAQSDEVDNNWLPSVMAVGEMSQDMLRLRALTMRLLLNRDPKALEQNVAKLDELRSGLSEAQQRYDGLIVLPEERVLFERFKGAEHKYLELQAQVLQLSAQNRVAEASTILNDQMSPLADEIAATLRELVELNKQNAGLATEAARLVFKQSRLWVGVMIAMAALITIGLALLLTRSIVVPLSQSLSVAEVVAGGDLTGDIHITGKDEPARLLQALKSMQHNLRDTIRRISESSTQLASAAEELSSVTEDATRGLHQQSQEIEQAATAVNQMTAAVEEVANNAVATSEASRESDRIARQGREQVQQTVTSIEFLAGDVTNNAAQVEALAQKVHGISKVLDVIRSIAEQTNLLALNAAIEAARAGDAGRGFAVVADEVRALAHRTQQSTQEIEQMIGGIQQGTDSAVSSMQQSNSRARSTLELAKSAGSALEEIASAFTLINERNLVIASASEEQAAVAREVDRNLMNIRDLAMQTSAGANQTSAASQELSKLAVDLNGMVARFSV; encoded by the coding sequence ATGAATATCCGTAGTCTCAATATTGCCCCGCGCGCCGGTCTCGGTTTCGGCCTGCTGGCCCTTATAGTGTTTGCCCTCGGCGCGTTCGCCTTGCTGCAAATGTCGAACATGCGTGCGCAGTCCGATGAAGTCGACAACAACTGGCTGCCAAGCGTGATGGCGGTCGGTGAAATGAGTCAGGACATGCTGCGCCTGCGTGCGCTGACCATGCGCCTGTTGCTCAACCGTGACCCCAAGGCACTGGAGCAGAATGTCGCCAAGCTCGACGAGCTGCGCAGTGGCTTGAGCGAAGCGCAGCAGCGTTATGACGGTCTGATCGTGCTGCCTGAAGAGCGCGTGTTGTTCGAACGCTTCAAGGGCGCCGAGCACAAATACCTTGAGCTTCAGGCACAAGTCCTACAGCTGTCGGCGCAGAATAGGGTCGCTGAGGCTTCGACGATTCTCAATGATCAGATGAGCCCGCTGGCCGATGAAATCGCCGCTACTCTGCGTGAGCTGGTCGAGTTGAATAAACAGAATGCCGGTCTGGCCACTGAGGCCGCGCGGCTGGTGTTCAAACAATCGCGACTGTGGGTCGGAGTAATGATCGCCATGGCTGCGCTGATTACCATTGGCCTGGCATTGCTGCTGACGCGCAGCATTGTCGTGCCATTGTCGCAATCGCTCAGCGTGGCCGAGGTGGTGGCCGGTGGGGATTTGACCGGTGACATTCACATCACTGGCAAAGACGAGCCGGCGCGTCTGCTGCAAGCGTTGAAAAGCATGCAGCACAATCTGCGCGACACGATCCGGCGCATCTCCGAGTCGTCGACGCAGTTGGCCTCGGCCGCCGAAGAACTCAGCAGCGTCACCGAAGATGCCACTCGCGGCTTGCATCAGCAGAGTCAGGAAATCGAACAGGCCGCCACTGCGGTCAACCAGATGACAGCAGCGGTGGAAGAGGTGGCGAACAACGCCGTGGCCACGTCCGAAGCCTCCCGCGAGTCCGACCGCATCGCCCGGCAAGGGCGCGAGCAAGTGCAGCAGACGGTGACGTCGATCGAGTTTCTCGCTGGCGATGTCACCAATAATGCCGCGCAGGTCGAGGCGCTGGCGCAAAAGGTTCATGGCATCAGCAAAGTGCTGGATGTGATTCGCTCGATTGCCGAACAGACCAATCTGCTCGCCCTCAACGCCGCGATCGAAGCGGCGCGCGCCGGTGATGCCGGGCGTGGCTTTGCAGTAGTGGCAGATGAAGTGCGGGCGCTGGCGCATCGCACCCAGCAGTCGACCCAGGAAATCGAGCAAATGATCGGCGGGATCCAGCAGGGCACCGATTCAGCGGTCAGTTCGATGCAGCAAAGCAACTCAAGGGCGCGCTCGACCCTCGAGCTGGCGAAGAGCGCAGGCTCGGCCCTGGAGGAAATTGCCTCGGCGTTTACCTTGATCAACGAGCGCAATCTGGTCATCGCCAGTGCCTCGGAAGAGCAGGCAGCGGTGGCGCGGGAGGTGGATCGCAATCTGATGAATATTCGTGATCTGGCAATGCAGACATCGGCTGGGGCCAATCAGACCAGTGCGGCGAGTCAGGAGTTGTCGAAGTTGGCGGTGGATCTGAACGGGATGGTGGCGCGGTTTTCGGTGTGA
- a CDS encoding amidohydrolase family protein, producing MPICRRLLVSLSRLSLACLLLFAGSASAREYTYSDAHLHYVDFFQESAGMQKLLTAMKDNSIEHVMISGIPVAKKWHEDEPKRPRYYAGDDADAYWYSATDVIIADAVEKLAPEQRQYFHPFLSGFNPNDKNSAAHIQRMLDLYPGLWQGIGEVFTRHDDLTALTSGDTPRANNEAMTKIYHLAAENDLPVMLHSNITSKREKNPLYLKEVEEPLRNHPHTRFIWAHAGTSAEIHRHQTQLPFLLPTLTRMLEAYPNLFIDLSWSMLTPYLLDEQGKPRAEWLALVEKYPERFMLGSDVVGRFNKLGQEMHSYKPFLDALPEGVARKVARDNFLAILPRNTEKPAAPR from the coding sequence ATGCCCATCTGCCGGAGATTACTTGTGTCCTTGTCTCGTCTGAGTCTTGCCTGTCTGCTGCTGTTCGCTGGCAGCGCCAGTGCCCGCGAATACACCTACAGCGATGCGCACCTGCATTACGTGGATTTTTTCCAGGAAAGCGCCGGCATGCAGAAATTGCTCACGGCCATGAAGGACAATTCCATCGAGCACGTGATGATTTCCGGCATTCCCGTGGCAAAGAAATGGCACGAAGACGAACCCAAGCGCCCGCGTTATTACGCCGGTGATGACGCCGATGCCTATTGGTACAGCGCCACCGATGTGATCATTGCCGATGCGGTGGAAAAACTTGCGCCGGAGCAGCGCCAGTACTTTCATCCGTTCCTGTCCGGCTTCAATCCCAATGACAAGAATTCCGCCGCGCACATCCAGCGCATGCTCGACCTGTATCCGGGGTTGTGGCAGGGCATCGGCGAGGTGTTCACCCGGCACGATGACCTGACGGCGCTGACCTCCGGCGACACGCCCCGAGCCAACAACGAGGCAATGACCAAGATCTATCACCTCGCTGCGGAAAACGATCTGCCGGTGATGCTGCATTCCAACATCACTTCCAAGCGTGAGAAAAATCCGCTGTACCTGAAGGAAGTCGAAGAGCCGCTGCGCAACCATCCGCACACGCGATTCATCTGGGCGCATGCCGGCACCAGCGCCGAGATCCATCGGCATCAGACCCAGTTGCCGTTTCTCCTGCCAACCCTGACGCGCATGCTTGAGGCTTATCCGAATCTGTTTATCGACCTGTCGTGGAGCATGCTCACGCCGTATCTGCTGGACGAGCAGGGCAAGCCGCGCGCCGAATGGCTGGCGCTTGTGGAAAAGTATCCCGAGCGCTTCATGCTCGGCTCTGACGTGGTAGGACGGTTCAACAAACTTGGTCAGGAAATGCACAGCTACAAGCCGTTTCTCGATGCGCTGCCGGAAGGGGTGGCGCGCAAAGTCGCGCGGGATAACTTCCTGGCAATACTGCCGCGCAACACAGAAAAACCCGCTGCTCCGCGCTGA
- a CDS encoding OsmC family protein: MTVTVNTVSAEGFRHTVQIDDHELFADVPKTVGGEGTAPEPHDYFDAALGACKALTVKMYAKKKDIPLTGVGVEVKRDNSQEQKGKYALHVTLTLKGVLTDAQREELLRVADRCPIHKLMTTSEVSIETHAPQGFDSQ; encoded by the coding sequence ATGACTGTTACCGTCAATACCGTCTCTGCCGAAGGTTTTCGTCACACCGTCCAGATCGACGACCACGAATTGTTTGCCGATGTACCGAAAACCGTCGGGGGTGAAGGCACCGCGCCAGAGCCACACGATTACTTCGACGCTGCGCTGGGCGCCTGCAAAGCGCTGACCGTGAAAATGTATGCGAAGAAAAAAGACATCCCGCTGACTGGCGTGGGCGTCGAAGTGAAGCGCGACAACAGCCAGGAACAGAAAGGCAAATACGCCCTGCATGTCACCCTCACCCTTAAAGGTGTACTGACCGACGCTCAGCGCGAGGAACTGCTGCGCGTGGCCGATCGCTGCCCGATTCACAAATTGATGACCACCAGCGAAGTCAGCATCGAAACGCACGCACCACAAGGCTTCGACAGCCAATAA
- a CDS encoding pirin family protein: MDTPLLIIRPRAEDVEGQPILRPLPSAKCRNVGPFVFFDHMLETIYPTGKGMDIRQHPHIGLSTLTYLFEGQLQHKDSLGSDQVVGAGDVSWMTAGSAIAHVERTPAPLLAETFTLHGLQVWLASPKAHEEGPGHYSHHPAATLPVSDNLGVQIRMIAGSGFCLESPVPVLSPTLYAEVKMQTATTLLIPTEHEERAVYVLSGDAQLNGEAIEPHALVVLPAGEEMSLFAESDVHAVVFGGAPLDGPRRINWNFVASDPAAIDEARRKWAAKDWPTVPGEVERIELPR, translated from the coding sequence ATGGACACGCCACTCCTGATCATCCGCCCGCGCGCCGAAGACGTCGAAGGCCAGCCGATTCTGCGCCCGCTGCCGTCAGCCAAATGCCGCAACGTCGGGCCTTTCGTGTTTTTCGACCACATGCTCGAAACGATTTATCCGACGGGCAAAGGTATGGACATCCGACAGCATCCGCACATTGGTCTGTCGACGCTTACCTATCTGTTCGAAGGGCAATTGCAGCACAAGGACAGCCTGGGCTCCGATCAGGTGGTCGGTGCCGGCGATGTCAGCTGGATGACCGCTGGCAGCGCCATCGCCCACGTCGAGCGCACGCCTGCGCCGCTGCTTGCCGAGACCTTCACTCTGCACGGCCTGCAAGTCTGGCTCGCCTCGCCCAAGGCACACGAAGAAGGCCCGGGGCATTACAGTCATCACCCGGCAGCGACGTTGCCGGTCAGCGATAACCTCGGCGTGCAGATTCGCATGATTGCCGGGTCAGGCTTTTGCCTCGAATCGCCGGTGCCGGTGCTTTCTCCTACGCTGTATGCGGAAGTGAAGATGCAGACCGCGACCACATTGCTGATTCCCACCGAGCATGAAGAACGCGCGGTGTATGTGTTGAGCGGTGATGCGCAGTTGAATGGCGAGGCGATCGAGCCGCATGCGCTGGTGGTGTTGCCAGCCGGCGAAGAGATGAGCCTGTTTGCCGAAAGCGATGTGCACGCGGTGGTGTTCGGCGGCGCGCCGCTGGACGGTCCGAGACGGATCAACTGGAATTTTGTTGCCAGTGATCCGGCGGCGATTGATGAGGCACGGCGCAAGTGGGCGGCCAAGGATTGGCCGACGGTGCCGGGGGAAGTCGAGCGGATCGAACTACCGCGCTAG